A window of the Henckelia pumila isolate YLH828 chromosome 3, ASM3356847v2, whole genome shotgun sequence genome harbors these coding sequences:
- the LOC140892547 gene encoding protein ENHANCED DISEASE RESISTANCE 2 isoform X2: protein MKPKREKLLVLLLVMPGNGWKHLIRLSNRINLEEHRPRVRRYAHGLKKLIRIGQGPEMLLRKTSDLGSGGRLDAYFDADGGDVVEAYEWKCVRTINGVRIFEDIAHSKSGKGILVKAVGVVDASADTVFEVVLSTERHTRYEWDSLIGDLELVDSINGHYDVVYGTFDPRYLTRWKSKKDFVFSRQWFRGQDGTYTILQFPSVHKKRPSRSGYKRTKINPSTWEISSLSTSSSSKTVRSLVTQTLEINPKGWLKWRNNHCQKFEKTVPYALLSQVAGLKEYVAANPTFTSESPTTVVHTAVSDHSGSFSEFEDAETADEFYDAIAADSSSSSSDDDDSDNEIGVNKVRKIKLKNVSWAIAGLALKKASDLDSSNQLNSKVPPINLDSSQFQGSMRRAKDEADKNCWSSPDGSGFMIRGKTYLKDSIKVKGGEPLFTLIAVDWFKVEDCVTNVALHPKSIVQSEAGKKLPFILVINLEVPARPNYSLVMYFAADRPINKSSLLGKFVDGTDMFRDSRFKLIPSIIQGYWMVKRAVGTKACLLGKAVTCKYLRQDNFLEIDVDIGSSSVARSVVGLVLGYVTSIVVDLAIVIEAKEEAELPEFVLGTVRLNRFQLDSAVALKV from the exons ATGAAACCAAAAAGGGAGAA ATTGCTTGTGCTTCTGCTGGTGATGCCCGGAAATGGATGGAAGCATTTGATCAGGCTAAGCAACAG GATTAACCTGGAGGAACATCGGCCTAGAGTACGGCGTTATGCGCATGGTTTGAAGAAGCTAATAAGGATTGGGCAAG GGCCTGAAATGCTTTTGCGCAAAACCTCGGACTTGGGTTCTGGTGGTAGATTGGATGCATATTTTGATGCCGATGGTGGAGATGTGGTCGAAGCGTATGAATGGAAATGTGTCCGTACGATTAATG GTGTGAGAATATTTGAAGACATTGCCCACTCAAAG AGTGGCAAAGGCATTCTTGTCAAAGCTGTTGGTGTTGTTGATGCCAGTGCAGATACTGTTTTTGAAGTTGTATTGAGTACTGAGCGACATACGAGATACGA GTGGGATTCATTAATAGGTGACTTGGAGTTGGTGGATTCAATAAATGGACACTATGATGTTGTGTATGGGACGTTTGATCCGCGTTATCTAACTCG GTGGAAGTCAAAAAAGGACTTTGTCTTTTCAAGGCAATGGTTTCGTGGACAAGATGGAACATACA CAATCCTGCAGTTCCCCTCCGTACACAAGAAGCGGCCTTCAAGATCTGGATACAAACGCACTAAAATTAACC CTTCCACATGGGAAATTAGTAGTTTAAGCACATCTTCATCGTCAAAAACTGTTAGAAGTCTCGTGACACAAACACTGGAGATAAACCCCAAAGGTTGGCTTAAGTGGAGGAATAATCACTGCCAGAAGTTTGAAAAGACTGTTCCTTATGCATTGCTGAGTCAAGTAGCAG GTCTCAAGGAATACGTAGCAGCAAATCCAACATTTACATCAGAATCACCTACCACGGTAGTTCATACAGCTGTATCCGATCATTCTGGGTCCTTTAGTGAATTTGAGGATGCAGAAACAGCAGATGAGTTTTATGATGCAATTGCTGCTGattcttcatcatcatcatctgaTGATGATGATAGTGACAATGAAATTGGAGTTAATAAG GTAAGAAAAATTAAGCTGAAGAATGTTTCATGGGCTATAGCCGGTTTGGCACTAAAGAAGGCTTCAG ATCTAGACTCAAGTAATCAGTTGAACTCAAAGGTACCTCCAATCAACCTCGATTCAAGTCAGTTTCAAGGGTCTATGAGGAGAGCAAAGGATGAAGCTGATAAGAACTGTTGGTCTTCTCCAGATGGTTCTGGATTCATGATAAGAGGGAAGACATACTTGAAAGATAGCATAAAG GTAAAAGGTGGCGAACCTCTTTTTACGCTCATTGCAGTCGACTGGTTTAAAGTGGAAGATTGTGTCACAAATGTTGCTTTGCATCCTAAAAGTATCGTTCAG AGTGAAGCTGGGAAAAAGCTTCCATTCATCCTTGTCATTAATCTTGAG GTTCCAGCCAGACCGAACTACAGCCTGGTTATGTATTTTGCGGCAGACAGACCCATAAACAAAAGTTCCTTGTTGGGTAAATTTGTCGATGGCACTGATATGTTTCGTGATTCAAGATTCAAGCTTATTCCTAGCATTATTCAG GGATACTGGATGGTAAAGCGTGCTGTTGGAACAAAAGCTTGCCTTCTGGGAAAAGCAGTAACATGCAAATACCTCAGGCAAGATAATTTTCTGgag ATTGATGTAGATATTGGTTCATCATCCGTAGCAAGAAGTGTCGTAGGTCTTGTCCTTGGATATGTCACAAGCATTGTTGTTGATCTTGCAATTGTGATAGAG GCAAAAGAAGAAGCAGAACTCCCAGAATTTGTTCTTGGGACTGTTAGACTGAATCGTTTTCAGCTTGATTCTGCTGTAGCCTTGAAGGTTTGA
- the LOC140892547 gene encoding protein ENHANCED DISEASE RESISTANCE 2 isoform X1, which yields MASAPMTKMLGSEAESPASMGSESGSERRVTNGSGKQNGNHSASIRSNSDHGERFEYSGWVYHLGVNSIGHEYCHFRFLFIRGKYVEMYKRDPHENPGLKPIHRGAIGNTLMVEESGRRKVNRGDLYVLRFYNRLDETKKGEIACASAGDARKWMEAFDQAKQQVEYELSRDRSVRNKLNMEDEINLEEHRPRVRRYAHGLKKLIRIGQGPEMLLRKTSDLGSGGRLDAYFDADGGDVVEAYEWKCVRTINGVRIFEDIAHSKSGKGILVKAVGVVDASADTVFEVVLSTERHTRYEWDSLIGDLELVDSINGHYDVVYGTFDPRYLTRWKSKKDFVFSRQWFRGQDGTYTILQFPSVHKKRPSRSGYKRTKINPSTWEISSLSTSSSSKTVRSLVTQTLEINPKGWLKWRNNHCQKFEKTVPYALLSQVAGLKEYVAANPTFTSESPTTVVHTAVSDHSGSFSEFEDAETADEFYDAIAADSSSSSSDDDDSDNEIGVNKVRKIKLKNVSWAIAGLALKKASDLDSSNQLNSKVPPINLDSSQFQGSMRRAKDEADKNCWSSPDGSGFMIRGKTYLKDSIKVKGGEPLFTLIAVDWFKVEDCVTNVALHPKSIVQSEAGKKLPFILVINLEVPARPNYSLVMYFAADRPINKSSLLGKFVDGTDMFRDSRFKLIPSIIQGYWMVKRAVGTKACLLGKAVTCKYLRQDNFLEIDVDIGSSSVARSVVGLVLGYVTSIVVDLAIVIEAKEEAELPEFVLGTVRLNRFQLDSAVALKV from the exons ATGGCTTCAGCACCCATGACGAAAATGCTGGGGAGTGAGGCAGAATCACCGGCGAGTATGGGCTCGGAGTCTGGCTCCGAGCGGCGGGTGACCAATGGTTCTGGCAAACAGAATGGCAATCACAGCGCCAGTATCAGGAGCAACAGCGATCACGGGGAGAGGTTTGAGTATTCCGGGTGGGTTTATCATCTGGGAGTCAATTCAATTGGGCATGAGTATTGCCATTTCCGTTTCTTGTTCATCCGCGGCAAGTATGTGGAGATGTACAAACGCGACCCCCATGAGAATCCCGGCTTG AAGCCCATTCACAGGGGTGCCATAGGGAATACACTTATGGTGGAAGAGTCAGGACGTCGGAAGGTTAACCGTGGT GATCTTTATGTTCTAAGGTTCTACAATCGGTTAGATGAAACCAAAAAGGGAGAA ATTGCTTGTGCTTCTGCTGGTGATGCCCGGAAATGGATGGAAGCATTTGATCAGGCTAAGCAACAG GTAGAGTATGAGCTTTCAAGAGACAGAAGCGTGAGAAACAAGCTGAACATGGAGGATGA GATTAACCTGGAGGAACATCGGCCTAGAGTACGGCGTTATGCGCATGGTTTGAAGAAGCTAATAAGGATTGGGCAAG GGCCTGAAATGCTTTTGCGCAAAACCTCGGACTTGGGTTCTGGTGGTAGATTGGATGCATATTTTGATGCCGATGGTGGAGATGTGGTCGAAGCGTATGAATGGAAATGTGTCCGTACGATTAATG GTGTGAGAATATTTGAAGACATTGCCCACTCAAAG AGTGGCAAAGGCATTCTTGTCAAAGCTGTTGGTGTTGTTGATGCCAGTGCAGATACTGTTTTTGAAGTTGTATTGAGTACTGAGCGACATACGAGATACGA GTGGGATTCATTAATAGGTGACTTGGAGTTGGTGGATTCAATAAATGGACACTATGATGTTGTGTATGGGACGTTTGATCCGCGTTATCTAACTCG GTGGAAGTCAAAAAAGGACTTTGTCTTTTCAAGGCAATGGTTTCGTGGACAAGATGGAACATACA CAATCCTGCAGTTCCCCTCCGTACACAAGAAGCGGCCTTCAAGATCTGGATACAAACGCACTAAAATTAACC CTTCCACATGGGAAATTAGTAGTTTAAGCACATCTTCATCGTCAAAAACTGTTAGAAGTCTCGTGACACAAACACTGGAGATAAACCCCAAAGGTTGGCTTAAGTGGAGGAATAATCACTGCCAGAAGTTTGAAAAGACTGTTCCTTATGCATTGCTGAGTCAAGTAGCAG GTCTCAAGGAATACGTAGCAGCAAATCCAACATTTACATCAGAATCACCTACCACGGTAGTTCATACAGCTGTATCCGATCATTCTGGGTCCTTTAGTGAATTTGAGGATGCAGAAACAGCAGATGAGTTTTATGATGCAATTGCTGCTGattcttcatcatcatcatctgaTGATGATGATAGTGACAATGAAATTGGAGTTAATAAG GTAAGAAAAATTAAGCTGAAGAATGTTTCATGGGCTATAGCCGGTTTGGCACTAAAGAAGGCTTCAG ATCTAGACTCAAGTAATCAGTTGAACTCAAAGGTACCTCCAATCAACCTCGATTCAAGTCAGTTTCAAGGGTCTATGAGGAGAGCAAAGGATGAAGCTGATAAGAACTGTTGGTCTTCTCCAGATGGTTCTGGATTCATGATAAGAGGGAAGACATACTTGAAAGATAGCATAAAG GTAAAAGGTGGCGAACCTCTTTTTACGCTCATTGCAGTCGACTGGTTTAAAGTGGAAGATTGTGTCACAAATGTTGCTTTGCATCCTAAAAGTATCGTTCAG AGTGAAGCTGGGAAAAAGCTTCCATTCATCCTTGTCATTAATCTTGAG GTTCCAGCCAGACCGAACTACAGCCTGGTTATGTATTTTGCGGCAGACAGACCCATAAACAAAAGTTCCTTGTTGGGTAAATTTGTCGATGGCACTGATATGTTTCGTGATTCAAGATTCAAGCTTATTCCTAGCATTATTCAG GGATACTGGATGGTAAAGCGTGCTGTTGGAACAAAAGCTTGCCTTCTGGGAAAAGCAGTAACATGCAAATACCTCAGGCAAGATAATTTTCTGgag ATTGATGTAGATATTGGTTCATCATCCGTAGCAAGAAGTGTCGTAGGTCTTGTCCTTGGATATGTCACAAGCATTGTTGTTGATCTTGCAATTGTGATAGAG GCAAAAGAAGAAGCAGAACTCCCAGAATTTGTTCTTGGGACTGTTAGACTGAATCGTTTTCAGCTTGATTCTGCTGTAGCCTTGAAGGTTTGA